One Panicum virgatum strain AP13 chromosome 3N, P.virgatum_v5, whole genome shotgun sequence DNA segment encodes these proteins:
- the LOC120664444 gene encoding probable receptor-like protein kinase At2g42960: protein MTTGEILRAELSSRTPLFGLRLWIVIGICIWVVIFFILGFMCFWSIYRRKLKKSFDNIPVSQIPDVSKEIAVDEVREHAIVQNVHVPESTLAVQEKHCEKDSGKMLAHLVRSKSSDADNLSQCSSAYQCERAGSSYSGDEGSSGNARRQYSQYATVSASPLVGLPEFSHLGWGHWFTLRDLEHATNRFSKENVIGEGGYGIVFRGRLINGTDVAIKKLLNNMGQAEKEFRVEVEAIGHVRHKNLVRLLGYCVEGIHRILVYEYVNNGNLEQWLHGAMRQHGVLTWEARMKVILGIAKALAYLHEAIEPKVVHRDIKSSNILIDEDFNGKLSDFGLAKLLGSGKSHIATRVMGTFGYVAPEYANTGLLNEKSDVYSFGVLLLEAVTGRDPVDYGRPANEVHLVEWLKMMVGSRRAEEVVDPDMELKPATRALKRALLVALRCVDPDAEKRPTMGQAVRMLEAEDVPSREDRRSRRGHSSNADNESKASSSEFEQQHSSSPPPPPEPVAGPGELMGLCREGRVKDAVELLANGARADPPAFYELAAACSNPKLLEELRKVHDFFLRSPFRGDLRVNNKLLEMYAKCAAMPHARRTFDNMPDRDMDSWHIMIDGYSVNGLGDEALRLFELMKECMASTSQTYVLVLNACANSEAIEEAFLYFDAMSRDHGIEPGVEHYVGIIEVQGKSGHLNEAMEYIEKLPFEPNAMLWESVLNLARMNGDIDLEDRAEELLVSLDPSKENPKKLPTPPPKRRLGINMLDGRNKLAEYRLPPKIEKKVVNEQRYVPDTRYVLHDIDQEAKEQALLYHSERLAIAYGLISTPARTPLRIIKNLRICGDCHNAIKIMSRIVGRELIVRDNKRFHHFKDGKCSCGDYW, encoded by the exons ATGACAACAGGCGAAATCCTGAGGGCAGAGTTATCTTCCAGGACGCCACTGTTTGGCCTGAGGCTATGGATTGTGATTGGCATCTGTATTTGGGTGGTAATCTTCTTTATCCTAGGTTTCATGTGCTTCTGGTCCATATATCGGAGGAAGCTGAAGAAGTCTTTTGATAACATCCCGGTGTCTCAAATTCCGGATGTCTCCAAGGAGATTGCAGTAGATGAAGTGCGTGAACATGCTATTGTTCAAAACGTTCATGTGCCAGAAAGCACACTGGCAGTGCAGGAGAAACATTGTGAAAAGGATTCTGGGAAAATGTTGGCGCACTTGGTTAGGAGCAAATCAAGTGATGCTGATAATTTGAGCCAATGCAGCTCGGCATACCAATGTGAAAGGGCTGGCAGTTCATATTCTGGCGATGAAGGCAGCTCAGGCAATGCTAGGAGGCAGTATTCTCAATATGCCACTGTCTCTGCATCACCATTGGTTGGTCTCCCAGAGTTTTCACATCTGGGCTGGGGTCATTGGTTTACCTTGAGAGATTTGGAGCACGCAACAAATCGGTTTTCTAAGGAGAATGTCATTGGAGAAGGTGGATATGGAATAGTTTTCCGCGGTCGACTTATAAATGGGACTGATGTTGCAATAAAAAAGCTTCTCAATAACAT GGGCCAGGCAGAAAAGGAATTCAGGGTTGAAGTTGAGGCAATTGGACACGTCAGGCATAAGAATCTTGTCCGCCTTCTAGGATATTGTGTCGAGGGAATCCATAG GATACTTGTGTATGAATATGTGAATAATGGAAACTTAGAACAGTGGCTTCATGGTGCCATGCGACAACATGGTGTTCTTACTTGGGAAGCCCGGATGAAAGTCATTCTTGGAATTGCTAAAGC GCTTGCTTATTTACATGAAGCCATAGAACCAAAAGTTGTGCACCGTGATATCAAATCGAGCAATATCTTAATTGATGAAGATTTCAATGGCAAACTTTCTGATTTTGGATTGGCTAAGCTCTTGGGCTCAGGGAAGAGCCATATCGCAACTCGAGTTATGGGAACTTTCGG GTATGTGGCCCCTGAATATGCCAACACTGGTCTGCTAAATGAGAAGAGTGATGTTTACAGTTTTGGGGTGCTATTATTGGAAGCAGTGACTGGGAGGGATCCAGTTGACTATGGTCGGCCGGCTAATGAG GTGCATTTGGTGGAGTGGCTGAAAATGATGGTCGGCTCAAGAAGAGCTGAGGAGGTAGTGGATCCTGATATGGAGTTAAAACCAGCTACTCGTGCTCTGAAGCGTGCTCTTCTAGTGGCACTGCGATGTGTCGACCCAGATGCTGAGAAAAGACCCACTATGGGTCAGGCTGTTCGGATGCTTGAGGCGGAAGATGTCCCGTCACGGGAG gaccgccggagccggaggggCCACAGCAGCAATGCAGACAACGAGTCCAAGGCAAGCTCAAGCGAGTTTGA GCAGCAGCACtcttcttcgccgccgccgcctcctgaaCCTGTGGCGGGGCCGGGGGAGCTGATGGGACTGTGCCGGGAGGGACGGGTGAAGGATGCCGTCGAGCTTCTCGCCAACGGGGCGCGCGCCGACCCGCCCGCCTTCTACGAGCTCGCAGCCGCCTGCTCCAACCCCAAGCTGCTCGAGGAGCTCAGGAAGGTGCACGACTTCTTCCTCCGCTCGCCCTTCCGCGGCGACCTCCGGGTCAACAACAAGCTGCTCGAGATGTACGCCAAGTGCGCAGCCATGCCCCATGCCCGCAGGACGTTCGACAATATGCCTGACCGCGACATGGACTCGTGGCACATCATGATTGATGGTTACTCGGTGAACGGGCTTGGGGATGAGGCGCTGCGGCTGTTCGAGCTGATGAAGGAATGCATGGCATCGACCAGCCAAACCTATGTGCTTGTGCTCAATGCTTGTGCCAACTCGGAGGCCATTGAGGAGGCATTCCTCTACTTTGATGCCATGTCCAGGGACCATGGCATTGAGCCTGGTGTGGAACACTATGTTGGGATCATTGAGGTCCAGGGGAAGTCAGGGCATCTCAACGAGGCTATGGAGTATATCGAGAAGCTGCCGTTCGAGCCCAACGCCATGTTGTGGGAGTCAGTCTTGAACCTGGCACGTATGAATGGAGACATTGATCTTGAGGACAGAGCAGAGGAGTTGTTGGTGTCACTTGATCCATCCAAGGAAAATCCTAAGAAGCTACCAACCCCACCTCCAAAGAGGCGTCTAGGGATTAATATGCTTGATGGGAGGAACAAGCTAGCAGAGTACCGGCTGCCACCCAAGATTGAAAAGAAGGTAGTCAATGAGCAGAGATATGTCCCAGATACAAGGTATGTGCTCCATGACATTGATCAGGAGGCCAAGGAGCAGGCATTGCTGTACCATAGTGAGAGGCTGGCGATTGCTTATGGTCTGATTAGCACCCCAGCAAGGACTCCGCTTCGCATCATTAAGAACCTAAGGATCTGCGGGGACTGCCATAATGCCATCAAGATCATGTCAAGGATCGTTGGGAGAGAGCTTATTGTTAGGGACAATAAAAGGTTCCACCATTTCAAGGATGGAAAGTGCTCTTGTGGAGATTATTGGTGA
- the LOC120664443 gene encoding hydroxyproline O-arabinosyltransferase PLENTY-like isoform X2, translated as MSGRKNAGSTSPWMLILISLVCFFATYNFLTMPSRGWDGPRKFLGGGGGDRDSAVSYRSGSGSGPNKRFHVALTATDALYSQWQSRIMHYWYKEMRDRPGSDMGGFTRILHSGKPDGLMDEIPTMVVDPLPEGKDKGYIVLNRPWAFVQWLQKAKIDEDYILMAEPDHIFVKPLPNLAHGDEPAAFPFFYIKPTENEKILRKFFPEEKGPVSKIDPIGNSPVIIKKAQLEKIATTWMNVSLQMKEDQETDKAFGWVLEMYAYAVASALHGVHHSLRKDFMIQPPWDLKSDNTFIIHYTYGCDYSMKGELTYGKIGEWRFDKRSYLQSPPPRNLSLPPPGVPESVVTLVKMVNEATANIPGWEDER; from the exons ATGAGCGGGAGGAAGAATGCCGGAAGCACCTCCCCCTGGATGCTCATCCTCATCTCCCTAGTATGCTTCTTCGCGACCTACAACTTCCTGACGATGCCCAGCCGGGGTTGGGACGGGCCGCGCAAGTTcctcggcgggggcggcggggatCGGGACTCGGCTGTCTCGTACAGGTCGGGCTCTGGTTCGGGCCCCAATAAGCGGTTCCACGTCGCGCTGACGGCGACGGATGCGCTTTACAGCCAGTGGCAGTCCCGGATAATGCACTATTGGTACAAGGAGATGAGGGACCGGCCTGGGTCCGATATGGGCGGCTTCACAAGGATCCTTCACTCGGGGAAGCCTGATGGATTGATGGATGAGATACCCACCATGGTGGTTGACCCGCTTCCTGAAGGCAAGGATAAG GGATACATTGTCTTAAATAGGCCTTGGGCGTTTGTCCAGTGGCTGCAGAAAGCAAAGATCGACGAAGA CTATATACTAATGGCGGAGCCAGATCATATCTTTGTGAAGCCTTTGCCAAACTTAGCCCATGGTGATGAACCAGCGGCTTTTCCATTTTTCTACATCAAACCAACCGAGAACGAGAAGATATTGAGGAAGTTCTTTCCAGAAGAAAAAGGACCTGTCTCAAAAATCGATCCCATTGGCAACTCTCCGGTTATAATCAAGAAG GCTCAACTTGAGAAGATTGCAACAACCTGGATGAATGTTTCACTACAAATGAAAGAGGATCAGGAGACAGACAAAGCATTCGGATGGGTCTTGGAAAT GTATGCATATGCTGTTGCTAGTGCACTGCACGGTGTGCACCATAGTCTCCGTAAAGATTTTATGATTCAG CCTCCTTGGGACCTGAAATCAGACAACACATTCATCATCCATTACACATATGGATGCGATTATTCGATGAAG GGTGAGCTAACTTATGGGAAAATTGGTGAGTGGCGTTTTGACAAAAGATCTTACCTTCAATCACCACCACCAAGAAATCTTTCACTACCCCCTCCAGGAGTTCCTGAAAGTGTG GTCACCCTTGTGAAGATGGTCAACGAGGCCACGGCAAACATTCCAGGGTGGGAGGACGAAAGATAA
- the LOC120664443 gene encoding hydroxyproline O-arabinosyltransferase PLENTY-like isoform X1 produces MSGRKNAGSTSPWMLILISLVCFFATYNFLTMPSRGWDGPRKFLGGGGGDRDSAVSYRSGSGSGPNKRFHVALTATDALYSQWQSRIMHYWYKEMRDRPGSDMGGFTRILHSGKPDGLMDEIPTMVVDPLPEGKDKGYIVLNRPWAFVQWLQKAKIDEDYILMAEPDHIFVKPLPNLAHGDEPAAFPFFYIKPTENEKILRKFFPEEKGPVSKIDPIGNSPVIIKKAQLEKIATTWMNVSLQMKEDQETDKAFGWVLEMYAYAVASALHGVHHSLRKDFMIQPPWDLKSDNTFIIHYTYGCDYSMKGELTYGKIGEWRFDKRSYLQSPPPRNLSLPPPGVPESVSCAISTGNPHGNGHLRKLKWHRKFNANSWEHLC; encoded by the exons ATGAGCGGGAGGAAGAATGCCGGAAGCACCTCCCCCTGGATGCTCATCCTCATCTCCCTAGTATGCTTCTTCGCGACCTACAACTTCCTGACGATGCCCAGCCGGGGTTGGGACGGGCCGCGCAAGTTcctcggcgggggcggcggggatCGGGACTCGGCTGTCTCGTACAGGTCGGGCTCTGGTTCGGGCCCCAATAAGCGGTTCCACGTCGCGCTGACGGCGACGGATGCGCTTTACAGCCAGTGGCAGTCCCGGATAATGCACTATTGGTACAAGGAGATGAGGGACCGGCCTGGGTCCGATATGGGCGGCTTCACAAGGATCCTTCACTCGGGGAAGCCTGATGGATTGATGGATGAGATACCCACCATGGTGGTTGACCCGCTTCCTGAAGGCAAGGATAAG GGATACATTGTCTTAAATAGGCCTTGGGCGTTTGTCCAGTGGCTGCAGAAAGCAAAGATCGACGAAGA CTATATACTAATGGCGGAGCCAGATCATATCTTTGTGAAGCCTTTGCCAAACTTAGCCCATGGTGATGAACCAGCGGCTTTTCCATTTTTCTACATCAAACCAACCGAGAACGAGAAGATATTGAGGAAGTTCTTTCCAGAAGAAAAAGGACCTGTCTCAAAAATCGATCCCATTGGCAACTCTCCGGTTATAATCAAGAAG GCTCAACTTGAGAAGATTGCAACAACCTGGATGAATGTTTCACTACAAATGAAAGAGGATCAGGAGACAGACAAAGCATTCGGATGGGTCTTGGAAAT GTATGCATATGCTGTTGCTAGTGCACTGCACGGTGTGCACCATAGTCTCCGTAAAGATTTTATGATTCAG CCTCCTTGGGACCTGAAATCAGACAACACATTCATCATCCATTACACATATGGATGCGATTATTCGATGAAG GGTGAGCTAACTTATGGGAAAATTGGTGAGTGGCGTTTTGACAAAAGATCTTACCTTCAATCACCACCACCAAGAAATCTTTCACTACCCCCTCCAGGAGTTCCTGAAAGTGTG AGCTGTGCCATTTCTACTGGCAATCCACACGGCAATGGACACTTGAGGAAGCTCAAATGGCATCGCAAGTTCAATGCAAATTCCTGGGAGCATTTATGTTGA